Proteins from a genomic interval of Rhodococcoides fascians A25f:
- a CDS encoding EthD family reductase, with amino-acid sequence MSVRVAVCYGMPEDTAAFDRHYAEVHVPLARAVPGLVDFTWGTLDSLDDSPPPYYAIASLYFADETSLKAGLSSPEMKAAGKDLRNFATGGVTMFTQNEQSVLQP; translated from the coding sequence ATGAGCGTACGAGTAGCCGTCTGTTACGGGATGCCCGAGGACACCGCCGCATTCGATCGTCACTACGCCGAGGTGCACGTGCCCCTCGCGCGGGCAGTCCCCGGTTTGGTCGACTTCACCTGGGGCACGCTCGACTCGCTCGACGATTCACCGCCGCCGTACTACGCGATCGCCAGCCTGTACTTCGCGGACGAGACATCGCTGAAGGCAGGATTGTCCTCGCCCGAGATGAAGGCCGCGGGCAAGGATCTGCGCAACTTCGCAACCGGTGGCGTCACGATGTTCACCCAGAACGAGCAGTCGGTGTTGCAGCCGTGA
- the paaI gene encoding hydroxyphenylacetyl-CoA thioesterase PaaI, producing MFEVDAASRKLGIELIELSPGHARMSMVVTEDMVNGYAITHGGYVFLLADTTFAMACNSHDDSAVAARCDIRYLRPTTAGDVLVADAVERARFGRNGLYDVSVTCRDELVAEFRGDSRTVAR from the coding sequence ATGTTCGAGGTCGACGCCGCGTCCCGCAAGCTCGGTATCGAATTGATCGAGCTGTCACCTGGACACGCGAGGATGTCGATGGTCGTGACCGAGGACATGGTCAACGGCTATGCCATCACCCACGGCGGCTACGTGTTCCTTCTGGCGGACACGACGTTCGCAATGGCCTGTAATTCGCACGACGATTCGGCCGTCGCGGCACGTTGCGACATCCGATACCTCCGTCCGACGACGGCCGGGGACGTGCTGGTTGCAGATGCCGTCGAGCGTGCGCGGTTCGGCCGGAACGGCCTCTACGACGTGTCGGTGACGTGTCGAGACGAGCTGGTCGCCGAATTCCGAGGTGACAGTCGGACCGTGGCCAGGTAG
- a CDS encoding FAD-binding oxidoreductase, whose amino-acid sequence MAAPTSTLVPPSPVIDELMRALGADAVVTDPDILASYRHDSAALCESTLPLVAVLPTTESDVQAVMSIASAHRIPVVPQGALTGLAGAANASVGAIALNTRRMNKIVELDVVNRTAVVQPGVTNKELKDAAVQQGLTYLPDPSSWEASTIGGNIATNAGGLCCVKYGVTARFVRGLRVVLADGRATFVGRRTVKGVAGLSLAELFVGSEGTLGIITEATVGLDFPSAVPLTMAATFPSTVAAGEAVSRIRAAGITPSLFELLDRTTIAAIDAYARMDFGTDAAAVLIAQSDIGDGAVQELEAIAALCTAAGATDVAVAEDEVESEQLVQARRLAYPALEGLGSPLVDDVSVPISQLATMIDEVGRVADRLGIVIGVVGHAGDGNIHPTVIVDPLDPSSLAKAHSAFDEIAAFALSLGGTITGEHGVGLLKRDLLETELDSVAAELQRGIKELLDPHYLLNPGKVLTARP is encoded by the coding sequence ATGGCCGCACCTACGTCGACTCTCGTTCCCCCCTCGCCGGTCATCGACGAACTGATGCGCGCCCTCGGTGCCGACGCGGTGGTGACCGACCCCGACATCCTCGCCAGTTACCGGCACGACTCGGCAGCGTTGTGCGAATCCACCCTGCCACTGGTGGCGGTACTGCCGACCACGGAGTCGGACGTCCAGGCCGTCATGAGCATCGCGTCGGCACACCGCATTCCCGTTGTGCCACAGGGAGCATTGACCGGCCTGGCCGGAGCAGCGAACGCCAGCGTGGGAGCCATCGCCCTCAATACCCGGCGCATGAACAAGATCGTCGAGCTGGACGTCGTCAACCGCACCGCCGTCGTGCAACCCGGTGTCACCAACAAAGAGTTGAAAGATGCTGCCGTGCAGCAGGGACTGACGTACCTCCCGGATCCATCCAGCTGGGAGGCGTCGACGATCGGCGGCAACATCGCCACCAACGCCGGCGGCCTGTGCTGCGTGAAATACGGCGTCACAGCACGATTCGTCCGTGGGCTGCGCGTCGTGCTTGCCGACGGCCGCGCCACGTTCGTCGGGCGACGCACCGTCAAAGGCGTGGCTGGGCTCTCCCTGGCAGAGCTGTTCGTCGGCTCCGAGGGAACGCTCGGCATCATCACCGAGGCCACCGTCGGCCTCGATTTCCCCAGCGCCGTACCACTCACGATGGCTGCGACCTTCCCCTCCACTGTCGCTGCAGGAGAGGCAGTGTCGAGAATTCGTGCGGCAGGTATCACCCCGAGCCTGTTCGAGTTGTTGGACCGCACCACCATCGCCGCTATCGACGCCTACGCCCGTATGGACTTCGGCACCGACGCCGCGGCCGTGCTGATCGCCCAATCCGACATCGGTGACGGTGCAGTGCAGGAGCTCGAGGCTATCGCCGCACTGTGCACCGCAGCCGGTGCGACCGATGTGGCCGTTGCCGAGGACGAGGTCGAATCGGAGCAGCTCGTGCAGGCCCGTCGACTGGCGTACCCGGCACTCGAGGGTCTCGGTTCGCCGTTGGTCGACGATGTGTCCGTACCCATTTCGCAACTCGCCACGATGATCGACGAGGTGGGCCGGGTGGCAGACCGGCTGGGCATCGTCATCGGAGTCGTCGGCCACGCAGGGGACGGCAACATCCATCCGACGGTCATCGTCGACCCCCTCGACCCCTCATCGTTGGCCAAGGCGCACAGCGCGTTCGACGAGATCGCGGCATTCGCCCTCTCACTCGGCGGGACCATTACCGGGGAGCACGGCGTCGGCTTGCTCAAACGCGATCTGCTCGAGACCGAACTCGACTCGGTTGCAGCGGAACTGCAACGCGGCATCAAGGAATTGCTCGACCCGCACTACTTGCTCAACCCCGGGAAGGTCCTCACCGCCCGGCCCTGA
- a CDS encoding EAL domain-containing protein → MRTGLVVAHEALTRWSAFPDTSPEQIFDVARTMGVVDELDRRCISSAVTTAAQFTPADHPPRTLFVNIEADSMSSQNSSTSARHLGELLRAGGSGVRPVAEFAERSLLTDPARLLRSADQLRSGGIAIALDDVGADPDSMVVLPLLSPEVIKLDRSLLDDNLSPDRLTTLLAVLAYSSRFDVALIAEGIETERQKEKAIAWGAAYGQGFHLGRPAPIDSSPTSLFPVEPRWSVPRPLTDILDDRNTDTTSITLLTSISDHLLDFAMTASETLTIVIAFREPELCSTDMARKLQHLAHRHPYVKALDAPRALFMAADRVRHAELVQPSQRIGAIAVIGQRFYCALVARPVDPDNSESPSNQWMYFFTVDPAEVCDVARTLIVHSTSPARPGPDRPTDRP, encoded by the coding sequence TTGAGGACCGGTCTGGTCGTTGCGCACGAGGCACTCACCAGGTGGTCGGCTTTTCCGGACACCTCGCCGGAACAGATCTTCGACGTCGCTCGCACGATGGGGGTGGTCGACGAGCTGGACCGCAGATGCATATCGTCGGCAGTCACCACAGCGGCACAGTTCACCCCCGCAGACCACCCGCCGCGTACGTTGTTCGTCAACATCGAGGCCGACTCGATGTCCTCCCAGAACTCCTCGACCTCGGCCCGCCACCTCGGCGAGCTGTTACGTGCAGGCGGCTCGGGAGTTCGGCCCGTCGCGGAATTCGCCGAGCGTTCCCTGCTCACGGACCCGGCTCGATTGCTCCGATCGGCCGATCAACTGCGGAGCGGCGGCATCGCCATCGCGCTCGACGACGTCGGTGCCGACCCCGACTCGATGGTGGTTCTACCCCTTCTGTCCCCTGAGGTGATCAAACTCGACCGATCGTTGCTCGACGACAACCTCTCCCCTGACAGGCTCACCACGCTGCTTGCCGTGCTCGCGTACTCGAGCAGGTTCGATGTGGCACTTATCGCCGAAGGAATCGAAACCGAGCGGCAGAAGGAAAAAGCAATTGCATGGGGTGCCGCGTACGGCCAAGGATTTCACCTCGGACGGCCCGCCCCGATCGATTCGTCCCCGACGTCGTTGTTCCCCGTGGAACCGCGTTGGTCCGTACCGAGACCTTTGACAGACATTCTCGACGACCGCAACACCGATACGACGTCCATCACGCTACTCACGTCCATCTCGGACCATCTGCTCGACTTCGCCATGACCGCAAGCGAAACCCTGACGATCGTCATTGCGTTTCGCGAACCAGAACTGTGCAGCACAGACATGGCGCGCAAACTGCAGCATCTGGCGCACCGGCACCCGTATGTCAAAGCGCTGGACGCACCTCGTGCACTGTTCATGGCCGCTGACAGAGTGCGCCACGCCGAACTGGTACAACCTTCGCAAAGAATCGGTGCCATCGCCGTCATCGGCCAACGGTTCTACTGCGCCCTGGTCGCACGTCCGGTCGACCCCGACAATTCGGAGTCGCCGTCCAACCAGTGGATGTACTTCTTCACCGTCGATCCAGCTGAGGTCTGCGACGTCGCGCGCACGCTGATCGTGCACAGTACGAGCCCCGCTCGTCCCGGGCCCGACCGACCGACGGATCGACCCTGA
- the paaZ gene encoding phenylacetic acid degradation bifunctional protein PaaZ produces the protein MSRLLESYAQGTWYSATDEGAPLLSAVDGSEIARVSSSGLDVAGMVDYARTVGGPALAALTFHERAALLKQLGLTLMAGKEEFYQLSRHTGATTRDSGVDIDGGFGTVLSYASKARRELPNETVYLDGAIEQLGKKGTFLGQHIYTSRRGVAVQINAFNFPVWGFLEKLAPAFIAGVPSIVKPASQTAYLTELVFRRIIESGLLPEGSVQLLCGSARGVLDHLGGQDSVAFTGSADTAATLRSHPNVVGEGLHFTAEADSLNASILASDVAPDDPEFDLFIKGVFTEMTSKAGQKCTAIRRVLVPQDSVEPVIEALKAKLEKVVVGDPADEGVTMGALASIDQRDEVLKSIRGLTKSASVVFGDPDAVDQRAGAFMAPVLLKAGDKTASEPHEIEAFGPVSTVIGYDSTADLLDLVARGKGSLVASLVTKDSAIAREIVLGSAPYHGRILVLNSEDAKESTGHGSPLPVLVHGGPGRAGGGEELGGIRGVLHHMQRTAIQGTPDVLTAVGNKWVAGAKQTAGDVHPFRKNLGELKLGDTIIGGPRQVTRADIDHFAEFTGDTFYAHTDPEAAAANPLFGGIVAHGYLVVSLAAGLFVDPAPGPVLANFGVDSLRFLTPVKAEDSLTVTLTAKLITPRQSADYGEVRWDAVVVNQDGDPVATYDVLTLVAKPEAAS, from the coding sequence GTGAGCAGACTTCTGGAAAGCTATGCCCAGGGCACGTGGTATTCCGCAACCGATGAGGGAGCGCCGCTGTTGAGCGCCGTCGACGGCAGCGAGATCGCTCGGGTGTCATCCAGCGGACTCGACGTCGCAGGCATGGTGGACTACGCCCGCACCGTCGGAGGGCCCGCGCTCGCAGCCCTGACGTTCCACGAGCGTGCAGCCCTGCTCAAGCAACTGGGCCTGACGCTGATGGCCGGCAAGGAGGAGTTCTACCAACTCTCCCGGCACACCGGAGCCACCACCCGCGATTCCGGCGTCGACATCGACGGCGGATTCGGCACCGTCCTGAGCTACGCGAGCAAGGCCCGACGCGAACTCCCCAACGAGACGGTCTATCTCGACGGCGCGATCGAGCAGCTCGGTAAGAAGGGCACCTTCCTCGGTCAGCACATCTACACCTCGCGGCGCGGCGTCGCCGTCCAGATCAATGCGTTCAACTTCCCGGTCTGGGGCTTCCTCGAGAAGCTGGCCCCCGCGTTCATCGCGGGCGTGCCGTCGATCGTCAAGCCCGCCAGCCAAACTGCGTACCTCACCGAGCTGGTGTTCCGACGGATCATCGAGTCGGGATTGCTGCCCGAGGGTTCGGTGCAGCTGCTGTGTGGCAGTGCCCGCGGTGTGCTCGACCACCTCGGTGGTCAGGACTCGGTGGCGTTCACCGGATCCGCCGATACCGCTGCGACCCTGCGCTCACACCCCAACGTCGTCGGCGAAGGACTGCATTTCACGGCCGAGGCCGACTCTCTCAATGCGTCGATATTGGCATCCGATGTGGCACCGGATGATCCAGAGTTCGACCTCTTCATCAAGGGTGTCTTCACCGAGATGACGTCCAAGGCCGGTCAGAAGTGCACGGCGATCCGCCGTGTACTGGTGCCGCAAGACTCGGTCGAGCCCGTCATCGAGGCGCTGAAGGCAAAGCTGGAGAAGGTCGTCGTCGGTGATCCGGCAGACGAGGGTGTCACCATGGGTGCACTCGCCAGTATCGATCAGCGCGACGAAGTCCTCAAATCCATTCGTGGACTGACCAAGTCCGCATCGGTGGTCTTCGGCGATCCCGACGCGGTGGATCAGCGAGCGGGGGCATTCATGGCACCGGTACTGCTGAAGGCCGGCGACAAGACCGCCTCCGAACCGCACGAGATCGAGGCGTTCGGGCCGGTATCGACCGTCATCGGGTACGACAGCACCGCAGACCTGCTCGACCTCGTAGCCCGCGGAAAGGGCTCTCTGGTTGCATCTCTCGTGACCAAGGACTCTGCGATCGCGCGTGAGATCGTCCTGGGCAGTGCTCCGTACCACGGCCGCATTCTGGTGCTGAACTCCGAGGATGCGAAAGAATCGACCGGCCACGGCTCGCCACTGCCGGTACTGGTGCACGGTGGGCCGGGCCGAGCAGGCGGCGGTGAAGAACTCGGCGGTATCCGCGGCGTCCTGCACCACATGCAGCGCACTGCAATTCAGGGAACACCGGATGTCCTGACGGCCGTCGGAAACAAGTGGGTTGCCGGGGCGAAGCAGACGGCCGGCGACGTCCACCCGTTCCGCAAGAACCTTGGTGAGCTGAAACTGGGCGACACCATCATCGGTGGACCACGGCAGGTCACCCGCGCTGATATCGATCATTTCGCCGAGTTCACCGGGGATACGTTCTACGCTCATACCGATCCTGAAGCGGCAGCGGCCAATCCGCTGTTCGGTGGAATCGTGGCCCACGGCTACCTGGTGGTCTCGCTCGCTGCTGGACTGTTCGTCGACCCGGCACCGGGCCCTGTCCTGGCGAACTTCGGCGTCGACAGCCTTCGCTTCCTGACGCCGGTCAAGGCCGAGGATTCGTTGACGGTGACGCTGACCGCCAAGCTCATCACTCCGCGTCAGAGTGCCGATTACGGCGAAGTACGTTGGGATGCAGTGGTTGTCAACCAGGACGGCGATCCCGTAGCCACCTACGACGTTCTCACTCTCGTCGCGAAGCCCGAGGCCGCGTCATGA
- a CDS encoding helix-turn-helix domain-containing protein, producing the protein MTTADLSALADATAAAVGGAVSVMDPAGYVVAYSSLPGQPIDDVRRDGILGKQVPAEYMAHHTDEDFRRSCTVRVVAVAGVLPRLAVPVTSGGEYLGSIWCIVPTVAVSPPDPAAVAALQRAAAEAIPLLSQRPQAVGVEKPRARELLTDPTAVTPDGQLYTVLATRVQSDRPDAAASRLRGMLDLTFGQQLDSGAVVIDGAAFLVMRSEIPITVDEFEHVRRRAVSALGIPVTFALGGPDERPMTARVHAQWALDGCEDGSPTIMFEEVRVHATLRRAGKALSEVSLALPAVERMLSCDASEGTEYAATVLALLAHESNVAAAATSLYLHPNTFRYRLRRTKELFGLDLDDADTRLLVWMSLRLRAGR; encoded by the coding sequence ATGACCACTGCCGATCTGTCTGCCTTGGCCGACGCCACGGCGGCTGCTGTGGGCGGCGCGGTATCGGTGATGGACCCGGCCGGCTACGTCGTGGCCTACTCGTCGCTGCCCGGGCAACCGATCGACGACGTGCGGCGCGACGGGATTCTCGGCAAGCAGGTTCCGGCCGAGTACATGGCGCACCATACCGACGAGGACTTCCGGCGCAGCTGCACTGTGCGGGTCGTCGCCGTAGCCGGGGTGCTTCCTCGCCTGGCCGTGCCGGTGACCAGTGGCGGCGAATATCTCGGTTCGATCTGGTGCATCGTCCCCACCGTGGCAGTGTCGCCGCCCGATCCGGCCGCGGTGGCGGCATTGCAACGGGCAGCAGCGGAAGCAATACCGTTGCTGAGCCAGCGACCGCAGGCTGTGGGTGTCGAAAAGCCCAGGGCACGTGAACTACTGACCGATCCAACTGCCGTCACACCCGATGGGCAGCTGTATACGGTGCTGGCGACCCGGGTGCAGTCGGACCGGCCGGACGCCGCCGCGTCGCGACTGCGGGGGATGCTCGACCTGACCTTCGGGCAACAGCTCGACTCGGGTGCTGTCGTGATCGACGGCGCTGCCTTCCTCGTGATGCGTTCCGAAATCCCAATCACCGTAGACGAATTCGAGCATGTTCGACGCAGGGCTGTATCTGCCCTCGGAATTCCGGTGACGTTCGCGCTCGGTGGACCGGACGAGCGCCCGATGACTGCTCGAGTGCATGCGCAGTGGGCGCTCGACGGCTGCGAGGACGGTTCTCCGACCATCATGTTCGAGGAGGTCCGAGTCCACGCCACGCTGCGCAGGGCAGGGAAAGCTCTGTCGGAAGTCTCGTTGGCGTTGCCTGCCGTCGAACGGATGCTTTCCTGCGATGCTTCGGAAGGTACCGAGTACGCCGCGACGGTGCTGGCGTTGTTGGCGCACGAGTCCAACGTTGCCGCCGCAGCAACATCGCTGTACCTGCACCCCAACACCTTCCGCTACCGACTCCGGCGTACCAAGGAGTTGTTCGGTCTCGATCTCGACGACGCGGACACCCGGTTGCTGGTGTGGATGTCGCTACGGCTCAGGGCCGGGCGGTGA
- a CDS encoding Rv1355c family protein: protein MSEHRVFDPSRHEDDSIVRGLLDDPTVGVVDTTPGQLHSLRQLLPTVADTEAEEPRWVHYPWRRALVRVLGPRDFDRLRLDRNRNKITTEEQGRLRGLRVGVVGLSVGHAVAHTLALEGLCGELRLADFDELDLSNLNRVPSSVLDLGVNKAVVAARRIAELDPYLRVQVFSDGVTAETLDGFLDGLDLVVEECDSIDTKLLIRHHARARGIPVVMETSDGGVLDVERFDLEPDRPVFHGLLGEMDTADVAGMTIEQKSTIAATLLDPSKLTPRMTASLPEIGRTLSTWPQLGGDVALGGAAVTAAVRAFGRGEPLSSGRRRIDLDALVRIGLDPAADTANA, encoded by the coding sequence ATGTCAGAGCACAGGGTGTTCGACCCGTCCCGGCACGAAGACGACTCGATCGTCCGTGGACTGCTCGACGACCCCACCGTCGGTGTCGTCGACACGACACCCGGTCAGCTGCACTCGCTACGACAACTGCTTCCCACCGTCGCCGACACCGAAGCGGAAGAACCGCGGTGGGTGCACTACCCCTGGCGGCGCGCCCTGGTGCGGGTCCTCGGCCCACGCGACTTCGATCGGCTACGACTGGACCGCAACAGAAACAAGATCACCACCGAGGAACAAGGTCGACTCAGAGGCCTACGGGTGGGAGTTGTCGGGTTGAGCGTCGGCCACGCCGTCGCCCACACCCTTGCGTTGGAAGGACTGTGCGGCGAGTTGCGTCTGGCAGACTTCGACGAACTCGATCTCTCGAATCTCAACCGAGTCCCGTCCTCGGTGCTCGACTTGGGCGTGAACAAGGCGGTCGTCGCGGCCCGACGGATCGCTGAACTCGACCCTTACCTGAGGGTGCAGGTGTTCTCGGATGGTGTGACGGCAGAGACGCTCGACGGCTTTCTGGACGGGCTCGATCTCGTTGTCGAGGAATGCGACTCGATCGATACCAAGCTGCTGATCCGCCATCACGCCCGAGCCCGAGGCATTCCCGTGGTGATGGAGACCAGCGATGGCGGCGTCCTCGATGTCGAACGCTTCGATCTCGAACCCGACCGACCTGTGTTCCACGGACTGCTCGGAGAGATGGATACCGCGGATGTTGCCGGAATGACCATCGAACAAAAGAGCACAATCGCGGCGACCCTGCTCGACCCGAGCAAACTGACACCGCGAATGACTGCATCGTTGCCGGAAATCGGGCGCACGCTCTCGACCTGGCCGCAGCTCGGCGGCGACGTCGCGCTCGGTGGTGCCGCTGTGACCGCTGCTGTGAGAGCATTCGGCCGCGGTGAACCGCTCTCGTCCGGTCGGCGGCGAATCGACCTGGATGCGTTGGTGCGCATCGGACTCGACCCGGCAGCCGACACTGCGAACGCATGA
- a CDS encoding GGDEF domain-containing protein: protein MNVIDKSSGRRAKSWRSRLDTRTTAVIASATGAVPLLAIALLSPTFLRPNALPVLIGVLTFTAITVLFAAKVGRLSERQFAVLGFGGMTGVAISAYLIADPAGTRAVTSMLAIVPAIAASSSPPRVTAGLSAASVVMATVLSVVSVGSSGWAVTAVAIGAAATTVLVPVALIGGLRRTLSSVNEKLQRLADTDPLTGLVNRRGLLSNAQALVHEACERRNPLSALVIDVDYFKTVNDTAGHTAGDRTLAAVADTLARAVHAVVGTTGAVVARTGGEEFLILASHRDGHELTQQILDRIRSDCTVTVSIGTVTLDVRPIAPGDPALPTADVASSESSGLDQVLDAVVRAADAALYRAKTDGRDRACHAGTLTITWQADTQTGHAECS, encoded by the coding sequence ATGAACGTGATCGACAAGTCGTCTGGTCGACGCGCGAAATCCTGGCGGTCACGGCTCGACACCCGCACTACCGCGGTCATTGCCAGCGCCACCGGTGCCGTACCGCTGCTGGCCATTGCCCTGTTGTCTCCAACGTTCTTGCGGCCGAACGCGCTTCCGGTTCTCATCGGGGTGCTGACGTTCACCGCAATCACCGTGCTCTTCGCTGCCAAAGTGGGGCGGTTGAGTGAACGCCAATTCGCCGTCCTGGGGTTCGGAGGCATGACCGGAGTCGCGATCAGTGCCTACCTGATCGCAGATCCTGCCGGAACACGCGCGGTCACCTCCATGCTGGCGATCGTTCCCGCCATCGCCGCGTCGAGTTCACCGCCTCGGGTCACCGCCGGACTGTCTGCGGCCTCGGTGGTCATGGCCACGGTGCTCTCGGTGGTCAGTGTGGGGTCCTCCGGGTGGGCGGTGACCGCCGTTGCGATCGGTGCCGCGGCGACCACGGTGCTGGTGCCGGTGGCGCTCATCGGCGGCTTGCGCCGAACCCTGTCCTCGGTCAACGAGAAATTGCAAAGGCTGGCCGACACGGACCCGTTGACCGGTCTGGTGAACCGCCGTGGACTGCTCTCGAATGCCCAGGCCCTCGTGCACGAGGCCTGCGAGCGAAGGAACCCGCTGTCTGCCCTCGTGATCGATGTCGACTACTTCAAGACCGTCAACGACACCGCCGGTCATACAGCCGGGGACCGAACGCTCGCAGCAGTCGCCGACACTCTGGCTCGTGCAGTGCACGCGGTGGTCGGCACCACCGGCGCGGTCGTCGCTCGAACCGGTGGCGAAGAGTTCCTGATCCTCGCCTCTCACCGAGACGGTCACGAGCTCACACAGCAGATACTCGATCGGATCCGGTCCGACTGCACGGTCACCGTCAGCATCGGAACGGTGACGCTCGACGTACGGCCCATCGCACCCGGTGACCCGGCGTTACCCACCGCAGACGTCGCTTCGAGCGAATCGAGCGGTCTCGATCAGGTGCTCGACGCCGTCGTGCGCGCCGCCGATGCCGCGCTCTACCGAGCCAAAACCGACGGTCGAGACCGCGCCTGCCACGCCGGGACTCTGACGATCACATGGCAGGCCGACACGCAGACCGGGCACGCCGAATGTAGCTAG
- a CDS encoding MFS transporter, which translates to MSTQVETPTGVSREHRRAAMASMVGTTVEWYDFFIYAQAASLIFAQLFFAPMGSSGQLVAYVTIGISFVFRPLGAIVAGYFGDKIGRKKVLIATLTLMGAATVGMGLLPTYATIGIWAPIILIVLRILQGFSTGGEWGGAALMAVEHAPKGKRGIYGAATQMGVPLGMLIAVGTLALCTGLLSEEQFEAWGWRIPFLISFVLILVGFYIRRRVEETPVFKELAERKERNHTPVRALWRTNKKQVMLAALSFIGTNGNGYIIVGGFIVAYSTREHGLARVDVLVASLFAAIVWGVFTLLGAHLSDRYARTTIMNLGNAAMVLCAIPFFLLVDTGELHWIYVALGLFAVGLGLSYGPQPALYAEMFPAAVRFSGASIGYAIGTVLGGAFVPTISEALFKGTGTSMSISIYLMILAAISFVATSRIKNRRDEELNV; encoded by the coding sequence ATGTCAACTCAGGTCGAGACGCCCACCGGGGTGTCGCGTGAGCATCGCCGCGCCGCCATGGCCAGCATGGTCGGTACCACCGTCGAGTGGTACGACTTCTTCATCTACGCGCAGGCGGCGTCGCTCATCTTCGCCCAACTGTTCTTTGCGCCCATGGGGTCGTCCGGACAGCTGGTCGCCTACGTCACCATCGGTATCAGCTTCGTCTTCCGTCCTCTCGGGGCCATCGTCGCCGGCTACTTCGGCGACAAGATCGGTCGCAAGAAGGTCCTCATCGCGACCCTCACCCTGATGGGTGCTGCCACGGTCGGTATGGGACTGCTGCCGACCTACGCGACCATCGGCATCTGGGCTCCGATCATTCTGATCGTGCTGCGCATTCTGCAGGGGTTCTCCACCGGCGGCGAGTGGGGCGGCGCAGCGCTGATGGCCGTCGAGCACGCCCCGAAGGGCAAGCGTGGAATCTACGGCGCAGCAACCCAGATGGGTGTTCCACTCGGCATGCTCATTGCGGTGGGAACGTTGGCACTGTGCACCGGCTTGCTCAGTGAGGAGCAGTTCGAGGCCTGGGGCTGGCGTATTCCGTTCCTCATCAGCTTCGTGCTGATCCTCGTTGGTTTCTACATTCGACGCCGCGTCGAGGAGACTCCGGTGTTCAAGGAGCTCGCAGAACGCAAGGAGCGCAACCACACGCCGGTCCGCGCACTGTGGCGCACCAACAAGAAGCAGGTCATGCTGGCCGCGCTGTCGTTCATCGGCACCAACGGAAACGGCTACATCATCGTGGGCGGATTCATCGTGGCGTACTCGACGCGTGAACACGGACTTGCTCGCGTGGATGTGTTGGTGGCCAGCTTGTTCGCAGCCATCGTCTGGGGAGTGTTCACTCTCCTCGGCGCGCATCTGTCCGATCGCTACGCCCGAACCACCATCATGAATCTCGGCAACGCGGCAATGGTGTTGTGCGCCATTCCTTTCTTCCTGCTCGTCGACACCGGGGAGTTGCACTGGATCTACGTGGCCCTCGGTCTCTTCGCCGTCGGACTCGGGCTTTCGTACGGCCCGCAGCCGGCTCTGTACGCCGAGATGTTCCCCGCAGCAGTCAGATTCAGCGGCGCATCCATCGGCTACGCCATCGGCACGGTGCTCGGTGGAGCTTTCGTTCCGACCATCTCTGAGGCACTGTTCAAGGGAACCGGCACGTCGATGTCGATCTCGATCTACCTGATGATCCTGGCCGCAATCTCCTTCGTGGCGACTTCGCGGATCAAGAACCGTCGAGACGAGGAGTTGAACGTCTGA